Proteins encoded within one genomic window of Halodesulfurarchaeum formicicum:
- a CDS encoding BGTF surface domain-containing protein produces the protein MTSNNGKLRALFLAALMVLSITVGSIAFAGGAAAAVQGDNGGAEVVTVTDGTASQNVTFNVTNGTDIVADGGNVVNISFTETNGISFDGATASATLTNASGNEVSAINAEVVNDYGADDVNAVNITITENSLNASNYEDGDELQVDVTLTGLGVSDAEHGDATYTLTNDAYDVSDLELDFTVADDSAQGTQYLGQYLSAATNNLVAADTELRSVDDGEVGNLEQVLTVFSDQTSVDTSDLAAGQYVITDNASGTEIGSDDVRFELVQQDLDAEWDEESIENEGDDTETFVELSSSLRNDYNVIVSADNLDHEDLTDIFTEDTSSPYASEDDDEIVIEDADGEISADFDGISTGSYSFNFEVVDSTASASASIDVEEEATGELGLDETSVTQQQGDVAYIPVTFQDTETGQLVIGDVSDNNYQANISIDSGGEDLVTVAFNTMEAGNDTIGDAVWIADDDTDAEITDESEIVAGDDDKFADVLDTGDYQLSVKSGESGTNGANTIDQSDNVGTLWIEERSTDSMNVWTASSSNAGDIETIDDVTTAVEDGQLTQTETVAMDDEVVLEISASGLNGFMLDSSFEDGVVTDEFYTALQGAENETFNITFEQAAPGANRDAETLNLADLDKEDLTVFYDESGDNYYVLVNQVDLADSDNADHLSTLEDEEEYEVSFDVQDDWLLQYAADYSGPDTYDGDEDSLEDEYETVTASVTFEDITASFDLTDVEGTDYIVVEAAEEQEITGTTNIAPGSEVTIRASGTGDARFVEEKTELVVAEDGSFAGTFDFSEQSDGDEFEASLRGDLLNDDDGDNFAADGLVQEAQPADTTTEEPADTTTEEPADTTTTTEEPADTTTEAPADTTTEAPTETPTETPGFTMGLALVALLGAALLALRRN, from the coding sequence ATGACAAGCAATAACGGAAAACTCCGCGCCCTCTTCCTTGCGGCGCTGATGGTGCTCTCCATTACGGTGGGCAGTATCGCGTTTGCAGGTGGAGCGGCTGCGGCAGTTCAAGGTGACAATGGCGGCGCAGAAGTTGTCACCGTCACGGATGGCACAGCAAGCCAAAATGTCACATTTAATGTGACGAATGGCACAGATATAGTAGCTGATGGCGGTAACGTTGTCAACATTTCATTCACTGAAACCAATGGCATCAGCTTCGACGGCGCTACTGCTTCTGCAACATTGACAAACGCATCTGGAAACGAAGTTTCCGCAATCAACGCGGAAGTTGTCAATGATTACGGGGCAGACGACGTGAACGCTGTCAACATTACGATTACTGAAAATAGCCTCAACGCCTCGAACTACGAAGATGGCGATGAACTTCAGGTTGACGTCACTCTAACCGGCCTTGGTGTCTCGGACGCCGAGCACGGTGACGCGACGTATACGCTCACGAACGATGCGTACGATGTGAGCGACCTGGAGCTTGACTTCACCGTCGCAGACGACAGTGCCCAGGGAACCCAGTACCTTGGTCAGTACCTGAGTGCCGCCACTAACAACCTTGTCGCTGCGGACACTGAACTTCGTAGTGTTGATGACGGAGAGGTCGGCAATCTTGAACAGGTTCTCACAGTCTTTAGCGATCAGACTTCCGTTGATACTTCTGACCTGGCAGCTGGCCAGTACGTCATCACGGACAACGCGAGCGGTACCGAAATCGGCTCTGATGACGTGCGGTTCGAGCTGGTCCAACAGGACCTTGATGCCGAGTGGGACGAGGAGAGCATCGAAAACGAGGGCGACGATACGGAGACCTTCGTTGAACTCTCATCTTCGCTCCGGAACGACTACAATGTGATTGTGTCGGCAGATAACCTCGACCACGAGGATCTGACTGACATCTTCACTGAAGACACTAGCTCCCCCTATGCGTCCGAGGATGACGATGAGATCGTGATCGAGGACGCAGACGGTGAAATTAGCGCAGACTTCGACGGTATCAGCACCGGTAGCTACTCGTTCAACTTCGAGGTTGTCGACAGCACCGCCTCTGCTTCCGCATCGATTGATGTTGAGGAGGAGGCAACTGGCGAACTTGGCCTCGACGAGACTTCGGTCACTCAGCAGCAGGGTGACGTTGCATACATCCCGGTCACATTCCAGGACACGGAGACGGGTCAACTGGTCATCGGTGATGTCTCAGACAATAACTACCAGGCAAACATCTCGATCGACAGCGGTGGCGAAGACCTCGTGACCGTGGCCTTCAACACGATGGAGGCAGGCAACGACACGATCGGTGACGCTGTCTGGATTGCGGACGACGACACGGACGCTGAAATTACGGACGAAAGCGAAATTGTCGCCGGCGATGACGACAAGTTCGCTGATGTGCTGGACACCGGTGACTACCAGCTGAGCGTCAAGTCTGGTGAATCTGGCACGAACGGTGCGAACACAATTGACCAGTCCGATAACGTGGGGACGCTCTGGATCGAAGAGCGCTCGACGGATTCGATGAATGTGTGGACTGCGTCCAGCAGCAACGCTGGTGACATTGAGACGATCGATGACGTTACCACTGCGGTCGAAGACGGTCAGCTGACTCAGACCGAGACGGTCGCGATGGATGACGAAGTCGTCCTCGAAATCAGCGCAAGCGGTCTGAACGGCTTCATGCTTGACTCGTCCTTCGAGGATGGAGTTGTTACGGATGAGTTCTACACTGCGCTGCAGGGAGCAGAGAACGAAACGTTCAACATTACGTTTGAGCAGGCAGCACCGGGTGCGAACCGGGATGCTGAGACTCTGAACCTCGCAGACCTCGACAAAGAGGACCTTACGGTCTTCTATGACGAGAGCGGTGACAACTACTACGTCCTGGTCAATCAGGTGGACCTTGCGGACAGCGATAACGCAGATCATCTGAGCACTCTCGAGGACGAGGAAGAGTACGAAGTCAGCTTCGACGTTCAGGATGACTGGCTCCTGCAGTACGCTGCAGACTACAGTGGTCCTGACACGTACGACGGTGACGAGGACTCCCTCGAAGACGAGTACGAGACGGTTACGGCCTCGGTCACGTTCGAGGACATCACGGCGTCCTTTGACCTGACGGATGTCGAGGGTACGGATTACATTGTCGTGGAAGCTGCAGAGGAGCAGGAGATCACCGGAACTACCAACATCGCGCCGGGTAGTGAAGTGACAATCCGTGCCTCCGGCACGGGTGACGCTCGCTTCGTCGAAGAGAAGACCGAACTCGTCGTCGCGGAGGACGGCAGCTTCGCTGGCACGTTCGACTTCAGCGAGCAGTCTGATGGCGACGAATTCGAAGCTTCGCTCCGCGGTGACCTGCTGAACGATGACGACGGCGACAACTTCGCCGCTGATGGTCTCGTCCAGGAGGCGCAGCCGGCCGACACCACGACTGAGGAACCGGCCGACACCACGACTGAGGAGCCGGCCGACACGACGACCACGACTGAGGAACCCGCCGACACGACCACGGAGGCTCCGGCCGACACGACGACCGAAGCCCCCACGGAAACCCCGACTGAGACGCCCGGCTTCACCATGGGCCTGGCTCTCGTCGCACTGCTCGGCGCTGCGCTCCTCGCGCTCCGCCGCAACTAA
- a CDS encoding DUF7342 family protein, with product MKEVTGARETSGSPPGSEEWTAQTKAIDRVIEIALTLDQPRTAAWVAEEAAVAEQTARDHLASLTTLGVVATTEARGVTKYQLDRAYRRFTAVAQYVEQFDRDTLMDRIATTQDQIATTKTRYGVETPAELRLRATEADTSGETVREYKQAAAEWETLVHRLDVLEEALERYDEFSRERAIA from the coding sequence ATGAAAGAAGTCACGGGCGCGCGCGAGACATCTGGTTCCCCGCCAGGCAGCGAGGAGTGGACGGCCCAGACCAAGGCGATCGATCGTGTGATCGAAATCGCACTCACGCTCGATCAGCCCCGAACTGCGGCGTGGGTGGCCGAGGAAGCGGCCGTCGCGGAACAGACCGCTCGTGACCACCTCGCCAGCCTGACCACCCTGGGAGTTGTCGCGACGACTGAAGCCCGCGGCGTCACGAAGTACCAACTCGATCGCGCATACCGACGGTTCACGGCGGTCGCCCAGTACGTCGAACAGTTCGATCGGGACACGCTCATGGATCGGATCGCGACGACCCAGGACCAGATCGCGACGACCAAAACCCGCTATGGGGTCGAAACGCCGGCCGAACTGCGGCTGCGGGCAACCGAGGCAGACACCAGCGGTGAGACGGTCCGCGAGTACAAGCAAGCGGCCGCCGAGTGGGAGACCCTGGTCCACCGACTCGACGTCCTCGAAGAGGCCCTGGAGCGCTACGACGAGTTCAGCCGAGAACGGGCGATAGCGTAA
- a CDS encoding helix-turn-helix domain-containing protein yields MANDVAGATRAQGDRSTQRLFVELDVELADTHPCPLCRFEESIVDVRHQVGQKRCHLDAKMTDSYCSCPHECTTVEHIETQIQPDCACPVFVKYGCVPQVTESDGSTVLMKTYLTDRERLSDLIGDLRAAVESVSVRRLKRVDTQDERDRQKFVTLDLYELTQKQRQAITAAVAAGYYETPREVSLGELADRLDISKSALSQRLKAAESKLVTGAFSRASAGQ; encoded by the coding sequence ATGGCAAACGACGTCGCGGGAGCGACCCGGGCCCAGGGTGATCGCAGCACCCAGCGGCTCTTCGTCGAACTCGACGTCGAACTCGCCGACACACACCCCTGTCCGCTCTGCCGGTTCGAGGAGTCCATCGTCGACGTGCGCCACCAGGTCGGCCAGAAGCGCTGTCACCTGGACGCGAAGATGACCGACTCCTACTGTTCCTGTCCCCACGAGTGCACCACGGTCGAACACATCGAAACACAGATCCAACCCGACTGTGCCTGCCCGGTCTTCGTGAAGTACGGCTGTGTCCCCCAGGTCACCGAGAGCGACGGCTCGACGGTCCTCATGAAGACCTACCTCACCGATCGCGAGCGACTCAGCGACCTGATCGGGGACCTCCGGGCGGCCGTCGAGAGCGTCTCGGTCCGACGACTCAAGCGCGTTGACACCCAGGACGAGCGGGACCGCCAGAAGTTCGTCACCCTCGATCTCTACGAACTCACCCAGAAACAGCGCCAGGCGATCACCGCGGCAGTCGCGGCGGGTTACTACGAGACCCCCCGGGAGGTCTCGCTGGGCGAGTTGGCCGACCGCCTGGACATCTCGAAGTCGGCACTCAGCCAGCGGCTGAAAGCCGCCGAATCCAAGCTTGTGACCGGGGCCTTTTCCAGGGCCTCCGCGGGTCAGTAG
- a CDS encoding helix-turn-helix domain-containing protein translates to MSSQHTHTAVSGESSTGPPLVATLAIEPEQEMECPLFEGTEEVDSLEQNLTFESDCSENSCQGTHDHGTCNTAMAADGNEGESQFMRAAITPGCFCLQFHQVDCIPTFERTNRQKVIVTVQIPDRETLRDLISRLRATGSTVSVNSITQSAPDSGGSIRIDTSEITEKQLEALEVAVETGYYDSPRQADLEVLADRLDVSKSAISQRLKAVESRLARKLVGQLSGQ, encoded by the coding sequence ATGTCCTCCCAACACACCCACACCGCGGTTTCCGGCGAATCGTCGACCGGTCCGCCACTCGTCGCCACCCTGGCCATCGAACCCGAACAGGAGATGGAGTGCCCGCTATTCGAGGGGACCGAGGAGGTCGACTCCCTCGAACAGAACCTCACCTTCGAATCGGACTGCTCGGAGAACTCGTGTCAGGGGACCCACGACCACGGGACCTGCAACACCGCCATGGCCGCGGACGGGAACGAGGGTGAGAGCCAGTTCATGCGCGCGGCGATCACCCCCGGCTGTTTCTGTCTCCAGTTCCACCAGGTCGACTGCATCCCGACCTTCGAGCGGACCAACCGGCAGAAGGTCATCGTCACCGTCCAGATTCCGGACCGGGAGACGCTTCGAGATCTCATCAGTCGGCTCCGGGCCACCGGCTCCACGGTGAGTGTCAACAGCATCACCCAGTCCGCCCCCGACTCGGGCGGCTCGATCCGGATCGACACCTCCGAGATCACCGAGAAGCAACTCGAAGCCCTGGAGGTCGCCGTGGAGACTGGGTACTACGACTCCCCGCGCCAGGCCGACCTGGAGGTGCTGGCCGACCGACTGGACGTCTCGAAGTCGGCGATCTCTCAGCGGCTCAAGGCCGTCGAATCCCGGCTGGCCCGCAAACTCGTCGGCCAGCTTTCGGGCCAGTGA
- a CDS encoding helix-turn-helix domain-containing protein: protein MSDSDPPLYVTFRIADRAALRKVIQAYGSMESDIETITIVDPENEHSHPLTIEVGNLTKKQWEALRVAHEKGHYTSPRGGHLEEIAADLGISKSAVSQRLRAAESKIIPAILGTKDVHTRKSK from the coding sequence ATGTCGGATAGTGACCCACCGCTCTACGTGACCTTTCGAATCGCGGATCGGGCAGCCCTGCGGAAGGTGATCCAGGCCTACGGGTCGATGGAATCAGACATCGAGACGATCACGATCGTCGACCCCGAAAACGAGCACTCACATCCGCTCACGATCGAGGTCGGCAATCTGACGAAAAAACAGTGGGAGGCGCTGCGGGTCGCTCACGAGAAGGGGCACTACACCTCGCCCCGCGGGGGCCACCTCGAGGAGATCGCCGCGGACCTGGGGATCTCGAAGTCCGCGGTCTCCCAGCGACTCCGGGCGGCAGAATCCAAAATCATCCCCGCAATACTGGGGACCAAAGACGTCCACACGCGAAAATCGAAGTAG
- a CDS encoding ABC transporter permease, which produces MVGPKLTRTLSLALPIVLWQGAVSAGLLDPTFVPPPIEIGQRTLHLLTEANFRGHVYATLRRTGLAAGSSALFGIPIGFAMAANKRIRAVLSPVISAIFALPVIALFPLLILVMGSTEAALVFTGAVGSFILIVWNARNGAKAIDPVYLEVARDNGARSRLAQLREVWLPGALPLVFVGLRLGLSMSLLIVTAVEFVAGTDGLGYVLWISWQASVLPDLYATLVVIGAIGVLVTDGLATLRTRLIPWDRMGDHTIINP; this is translated from the coding sequence ATGGTCGGGCCGAAGCTGACTCGCACGCTCTCGCTTGCCCTTCCCATTGTCCTCTGGCAGGGAGCAGTCAGTGCCGGCCTCCTCGATCCGACCTTCGTCCCGCCACCGATAGAAATCGGGCAGCGAACACTCCATCTCCTCACGGAGGCGAACTTCCGCGGGCACGTCTATGCGACTCTGAGGCGGACGGGCCTGGCGGCCGGAAGTTCCGCGCTCTTTGGCATCCCGATCGGGTTCGCGATGGCCGCCAACAAGCGGATTCGGGCCGTCCTCTCGCCGGTGATCTCCGCGATCTTCGCGCTCCCGGTCATCGCGCTCTTCCCGCTTCTCATCCTCGTCATGGGGAGTACGGAGGCCGCGCTGGTGTTTACGGGCGCGGTCGGCTCCTTTATCCTGATCGTCTGGAACGCACGCAACGGCGCGAAGGCCATCGACCCGGTCTACCTCGAAGTAGCCAGGGACAACGGCGCCAGATCCCGACTGGCCCAGCTCCGGGAAGTGTGGCTTCCGGGAGCCCTCCCGCTCGTGTTCGTCGGACTCCGACTCGGGCTGAGCATGTCCCTGTTGATCGTCACGGCCGTGGAGTTCGTCGCCGGAACCGACGGCCTGGGATACGTGCTCTGGATCTCCTGGCAGGCCTCGGTCCTGCCGGACCTCTATGCCACCCTGGTCGTTATCGGGGCCATCGGGGTCCTGGTCACGGACGGCCTGGCAACACTGCGGACTCGGCTCATCCCCTGGGACCGGATGGGGGATCACACCATTATCAACCCCTGA
- a CDS encoding O-methyltransferase gives MQTFAPEPDAVQEEMTALAEERGDRFPGEASFPTVGHTVGGWLHQLASRPGIDRVFEFGSGFGYSAYWLARALDGSGELVLTERDQDELDLAREFVERGEFRASIRFEQGDARSIFERTTGDFDLVLLDHKNDEYPAAFETVADRLSTGGLLVADNVMTAAIIETEPLLAGLQNGTLSADTNAHTRGVFEFLQAVRTEPRFQTQLLPIGGGVAVSRHGGEIGDE, from the coding sequence GTGCAAACGTTTGCTCCCGAGCCGGATGCGGTCCAGGAAGAGATGACAGCCCTGGCCGAGGAACGCGGGGACCGGTTCCCCGGCGAAGCCTCGTTCCCGACCGTGGGCCACACCGTCGGCGGATGGCTCCACCAACTGGCCAGTCGCCCCGGAATCGACCGGGTCTTCGAATTCGGGTCGGGCTTTGGCTATTCGGCTTACTGGCTGGCTCGGGCCCTCGATGGCTCGGGCGAACTCGTGTTGACCGAACGCGATCAGGACGAGTTGGACCTCGCGAGAGAGTTCGTGGAACGGGGCGAGTTTCGGGCGTCGATCCGGTTCGAGCAGGGCGATGCCCGGTCGATTTTCGAGCGAACGACGGGGGACTTCGACCTGGTCCTGCTCGATCACAAAAACGACGAGTATCCGGCGGCGTTCGAGACCGTGGCCGATCGCCTCTCAACGGGTGGGCTCCTCGTGGCGGACAACGTCATGACCGCAGCGATCATCGAGACGGAACCGCTTCTGGCGGGCCTGCAGAACGGAACGCTTTCAGCCGATACCAACGCGCACACGCGCGGCGTTTTCGAGTTCCTCCAGGCGGTCCGCACGGAGCCACGGTTCCAGACCCAACTGCTCCCGATCGGTGGCGGAGTGGCCGTTAGCCGTCACGGCGGCGAAATCGGGGACGAGTAG
- a CDS encoding ABC transporter substrate-binding protein, whose product MDGPVSESVDNKRKSQGLSRRAYLASAGVATATALGGCLGAVDGGPEKVTFGTLTIPAVAEVLIARDRGYFEDRNIELEVKRIQSAPKATPQLASGDLDVATGSIGASLFNSVAQDIDIRVVADQTQYWPGQPSANRIWARSAAVPDTDSIYDLPGGLTIGLHGSGNVDSYVWGRILALNDMTWADVSTTEVLYTNMPVTMAEGQIDACAIPDPLGLQVADQADATQLGYASMVAPRMQIGAYLFGGPFVEERPEVATRWVEAYLEGVREYYELGGFPSEEVATIVSEAFDLPKAAIQASIPSLPHKNGHLNADSVENQQAFYACRGNVEETVPVEDVIDETFLESALDTVGRLDDEAARPDVETIEQWGENALAPYPPVGERRTPSEFPTDSSC is encoded by the coding sequence ATGGACGGACCCGTATCGGAATCAGTCGATAACAAGCGGAAGAGCCAGGGACTCTCGCGACGGGCGTACCTCGCCAGTGCCGGGGTCGCCACCGCGACAGCCCTCGGCGGCTGTCTCGGCGCGGTCGATGGCGGCCCCGAGAAAGTCACCTTCGGCACGCTCACGATCCCAGCCGTGGCAGAAGTGCTGATCGCCCGCGATCGCGGCTACTTCGAGGACCGAAATATCGAACTCGAAGTCAAGCGGATCCAGAGTGCCCCGAAGGCGACCCCACAACTTGCAAGCGGCGATCTGGACGTCGCCACCGGCTCGATCGGGGCCAGTCTCTTCAACTCCGTGGCCCAGGACATCGACATCCGGGTCGTCGCGGACCAGACCCAGTACTGGCCGGGCCAGCCCTCGGCGAACCGAATCTGGGCGCGTTCGGCAGCCGTTCCGGACACCGACTCGATCTACGACCTGCCCGGGGGGTTGACGATCGGCCTGCACGGCTCGGGCAACGTCGACTCGTATGTCTGGGGCCGGATCCTCGCGCTGAACGACATGACCTGGGCGGACGTCTCGACCACCGAGGTCCTCTATACCAACATGCCCGTGACGATGGCCGAGGGACAGATCGACGCCTGCGCGATTCCGGACCCGTTGGGGCTGCAGGTCGCCGACCAGGCGGACGCGACCCAACTGGGCTATGCCTCCATGGTCGCCCCACGGATGCAGATCGGGGCCTACCTGTTCGGCGGCCCATTTGTCGAGGAGCGCCCCGAGGTGGCGACTCGCTGGGTCGAGGCGTACCTCGAAGGCGTCCGAGAGTACTACGAACTCGGCGGGTTCCCGAGCGAGGAGGTCGCGACGATCGTCAGCGAGGCGTTCGACCTGCCCAAGGCGGCCATCCAGGCCTCGATCCCCTCCCTCCCACACAAGAACGGCCACCTCAACGCCGACAGCGTCGAGAACCAGCAGGCGTTCTACGCCTGTCGGGGCAACGTCGAGGAGACGGTGCCCGTCGAGGACGTGATCGACGAGACGTTCCTGGAGTCGGCCCTCGATACGGTCGGCCGACTCGATGATGAGGCCGCCAGGCCCGACGTGGAGACGATCGAACAGTGGGGCGAGAACGCACTGGCCCCCTATCCACCCGTGGGCGAGCGCCGAACCCCGAGTGAGTTCCCCACCGATTCGAGCTGTTAA
- a CDS encoding ABC transporter ATP-binding protein yields MIPPESAHSDGPTPATAQPKPAEQVRIRVEGLTMAYQSNGTTVQALDGMELSVRDREFFCLLGPSGCGKSTFLRGLSGLLEPDTGTIEIEESAADRPKSRLVFQEKGIFPWKTVLENVAFGLKMRDVPTQKRREIAREYIRKVNLDGFEDAYPHQLSGGMKQRVDIARAFANDPEVLLMDEPFGDLDAQTKRGLQAELIRLWRERPKTVVYVTHDIEEAVRLGDRLGVMTDRPGQIAEVIDVDLDRPRTRETLDFARFEALQNRVWSILDTVVNDTAGQE; encoded by the coding sequence ATGATCCCACCCGAGAGCGCCCACAGCGACGGACCGACCCCGGCTACGGCCCAGCCGAAACCGGCCGAACAGGTCCGTATTCGTGTCGAAGGTCTGACGATGGCCTACCAGTCCAACGGCACGACCGTCCAGGCCCTCGACGGGATGGAGCTCTCGGTCCGGGACCGGGAGTTCTTCTGTCTGCTCGGGCCCTCCGGCTGTGGGAAATCCACGTTTCTCAGGGGACTCAGTGGACTACTCGAACCCGACACCGGCACGATCGAGATCGAGGAGTCCGCGGCTGACCGCCCCAAGTCCCGGCTCGTCTTTCAGGAGAAGGGGATCTTCCCCTGGAAGACGGTGCTGGAGAACGTGGCATTCGGGCTCAAGATGCGGGACGTGCCGACTCAGAAGCGCCGGGAGATCGCCCGGGAGTACATTCGAAAGGTGAACCTCGACGGGTTCGAGGACGCCTACCCCCATCAGCTATCGGGCGGCATGAAACAGCGGGTGGACATCGCCCGGGCCTTCGCCAACGATCCGGAGGTCCTGCTGATGGACGAGCCCTTCGGTGATCTGGACGCCCAGACCAAACGAGGGCTCCAGGCGGAGCTGATCCGGTTGTGGCGCGAACGGCCGAAGACAGTGGTGTATGTCACCCACGACATCGAGGAGGCCGTCCGCCTGGGCGATCGGCTCGGGGTCATGACCGACCGGCCGGGACAGATCGCCGAGGTAATTGATGTCGACCTCGATCGACCACGGACCAGGGAAACCCTCGATTTCGCCCGGTTCGAGGCGCTCCAGAACCGTGTCTGGTCGATCCTCGATACGGTCGTCAACGACACGGCAGGCCAGGAATGA
- a CDS encoding ABC transporter permease yields MTAARRSSSRLLLLLGPFVALGVVWEAGARGGVIDARFFPPPTAVLGLAVELYVHGDFLTHLLASLRRVLLGGLLGTASGVTMGLLAGRNGGVRAILDPHLSVLYPLPKIAILPVMFSIFGVSETARILTMALAVFLLVTINTMDAVTQIEDQYIAAARDNGAGRVAIYREVVLPSILPQVASGLSLGLGIAVVLLVIIEMVAADSGLGYVIWTSWQQFKILELYVALFSINVLGLVFVHGPEEIGDWLTPWQQQ; encoded by the coding sequence ATGACGGCCGCTCGACGCTCTAGCAGCCGGCTCCTGTTGTTGCTGGGGCCGTTTGTAGCGCTGGGGGTCGTCTGGGAGGCCGGTGCGCGTGGCGGCGTGATCGATGCGCGTTTCTTCCCGCCGCCCACGGCCGTTCTCGGGCTGGCCGTCGAACTGTACGTTCACGGGGACTTTCTGACCCATCTCCTCGCGAGCCTCCGGCGGGTCCTCCTCGGCGGGCTGCTGGGAACGGCGAGTGGAGTGACGATGGGACTGCTCGCCGGTCGAAACGGCGGCGTACGGGCGATTCTCGACCCGCATCTCAGTGTGCTCTACCCGCTCCCGAAGATCGCCATCCTGCCGGTGATGTTCTCGATCTTCGGCGTGAGCGAGACGGCCCGGATCCTCACGATGGCACTCGCGGTGTTTCTCCTGGTGACGATCAACACCATGGACGCCGTGACACAGATCGAAGACCAGTACATCGCCGCGGCGAGGGACAACGGGGCCGGTCGCGTGGCCATCTACCGGGAGGTCGTCCTGCCCAGCATTCTCCCACAGGTCGCGAGCGGGTTGAGTCTCGGGCTCGGCATCGCCGTGGTCCTCCTGGTCATCATCGAGATGGTCGCGGCGGACAGCGGCCTGGGCTATGTGATCTGGACGTCCTGGCAGCAGTTCAAGATCCTGGAGCTGTACGTGGCCCTGTTCTCGATCAACGTGCTCGGCCTGGTCTTCGTCCACGGACCGGAGGAGATCGGCGACTGGCTCACTCCCTGGCAGCAGCAATAA
- a CDS encoding CoxG family protein, whose protein sequence is MTPDTDDDRSSLEFTDTVRADTDKQTLWEFISDAQNLADVVPGAKNVTRHTERRYALEIERGIGHVSVSLDGEFELVEMDEPDWIIAEGEAFDATTGSTFDVLAAMEMQETETGEVDLSYAAELFYTGGVASLGARLLKKFIEGDVDRYFENVKSRVEVD, encoded by the coding sequence ATGACACCCGACACAGACGACGATCGATCGAGTCTCGAATTCACGGACACCGTGCGAGCCGATACGGACAAACAGACCCTCTGGGAGTTCATCTCCGATGCCCAGAACCTCGCGGACGTGGTTCCGGGGGCCAAAAATGTCACCAGACACACAGAACGGCGCTATGCCCTCGAGATCGAGCGTGGGATCGGCCACGTCTCGGTCTCGCTCGACGGGGAGTTCGAACTCGTCGAGATGGACGAACCGGACTGGATCATCGCGGAGGGGGAGGCCTTTGACGCCACGACCGGCAGTACCTTCGACGTGCTCGCGGCGATGGAGATGCAGGAGACCGAAACCGGCGAAGTCGATCTCTCCTACGCGGCCGAACTGTTCTACACCGGCGGCGTCGCTAGCCTCGGTGCTCGACTCCTGAAGAAGTTCATCGAGGGCGACGTCGATCGATACTTCGAGAACGTAAAATCGCGGGTCGAAGTGGACTGA